The genomic interval TCCGCTCGGAGGAGCGGTTCGCTCCCGCGCGCATGGCGACGCTTCTGGCGGAACTGGTCCAGAACGGACCCCCGAGCACGCCGGTCGAGACCGGCGATTGAGAGGCATCGCGAGAGCATGACCGACACCCGCAACGCGGAACCCCTTCCCGAGCACGTCCAGAAGAACCGAGCGCACTGGGATGACCTCGCCCGCGAGTACGTCGCGTCCGGCGAGCGGAACTGGGCCACGTCCGAGCCCACCTGGGGCATCTGGAGCGTCCCCGAATCGGACGTGGGAATGCTTCCCGAGGATCTCGCGGGCAAGGACGTGATCGAGCTGGGGTGCGGCACGGCGTACGTCTCCTCGTGGATCGCGCGGCGCGGCGCGCGCGTCGTGGGAATCGACAACTCCGAGCGGCAGCTCGTGACGGCGCGAAGCCTGCAGCGGAAACACGGACTCGAGTTCCCGTTGATCCACGGAAACGCGGAGCGCGTTCCCTACCCCGACGCGAGCTTCGACTTCGCGATCTCGGAGTACGGCGCGTGCCTCTGGGCGGATCCCGCGCGCTGGGTCCCCGAGGCGGCGCGGCTCCTCCGGCCGGGCGGGCGGCTCGCGTTCCTCACGAACTCCGAGATCCTGATGCTCTGCGCCAAGGACGACGAGAACGAGCCCGCGGACGAGCGGCTGATGCGGCCCGCGTTCGGGATGTATCGCATGGAGTGGCCGGGTGACTCGGGGGTCGAGTTCCACCTCCAGCACGGGGCCTGGATCCGGCTCTTGCGGCGGTACGGGTTCGAGGTGGAGGATCTCGTGGAGATCCGCCCGCCGGAGGGCTCGACGACGCGGTACCCGTTCGTCGGGATCGAATGGGCGCGGAACTGGCCGACCGAAGAGGTCTGGAAGGCGCGGAAGCGTGGCTGACGTGAAGCGCTGCTTCGGAGGCGACTCGCCTCTCTACCAGCGCTACCACGACGAGGAATGGGGCGTTCCGGTCCACGACGACCGCGCGCTCTTCGAGTTCCTGCTCCTCGAGGGGGCGCAGGCGGGCCTGAGCTGGTCCACCATTCTGAACAAGCGCGAGAACTACCGGCGCCTGTTCGACGGATTCGACGCGGAGCGCGTGGCGCGCTTCACGCCGGCGCGCGTGGAGAGGCTCCTTCGCGACCCCGGCATCGTGCGGAACCGGCTCAAGGTCGAAGGCGCGGTGAAGAACGCGCGCGCGTTCCTCGCGCTCCAGGAGGAGCGCGGCTCGTTCGACTCCTACGTGTGGGAGTTCGTCGGCGGCACGCCGATCCAGGGGCGCAGGCGCACGCTGCGGGACATACCCTCGACCACGCGGGAGTCGGACGCGCTGAGCAAGGACCTTCGTCGCCGGGGGTTCACGTTCGTGGGATCCACGATCCTGTACGCGTTCATGCAGGCGGTGGGCATGGTGAACGATCACGTGCAGGACTGTTTTCGTCGAAGCGAGGTGGAGCGTCTGGGGTCGGGCTCGGGCTCGAGCCACCGCCAGCCCGCCGACGCACACCGCCGCGTGCGCACCCGGTCCTGACATGCCCGGCCTCGACGCGCTCCTCGCCTGTGCCGGTTCGTGGAAGGGCACGAACATTCTCCACGATCCCAACACGCAACGCCCCGAAGAATCGCCCGGCACCGCGCGCGTGACGCCGATCCTGGGTGATCGATTCGTGCGCGTGGAGTACACGTG from Candidatus Eisenbacteria bacterium carries:
- a CDS encoding class I SAM-dependent methyltransferase codes for the protein MTDTRNAEPLPEHVQKNRAHWDDLAREYVASGERNWATSEPTWGIWSVPESDVGMLPEDLAGKDVIELGCGTAYVSSWIARRGARVVGIDNSERQLVTARSLQRKHGLEFPLIHGNAERVPYPDASFDFAISEYGACLWADPARWVPEAARLLRPGGRLAFLTNSEILMLCAKDDENEPADERLMRPAFGMYRMEWPGDSGVEFHLQHGAWIRLLRRYGFEVEDLVEIRPPEGSTTRYPFVGIEWARNWPTEEVWKARKRG
- a CDS encoding DNA-3-methyladenine glycosylase I, with the protein product MADVKRCFGGDSPLYQRYHDEEWGVPVHDDRALFEFLLLEGAQAGLSWSTILNKRENYRRLFDGFDAERVARFTPARVERLLRDPGIVRNRLKVEGAVKNARAFLALQEERGSFDSYVWEFVGGTPIQGRRRTLRDIPSTTRESDALSKDLRRRGFTFVGSTILYAFMQAVGMVNDHVQDCFRRSEVERLGSGSGSSHRQPADAHRRVRTRS